CTGCTCATCCTCAGTATGTGACGAGCTTAAAAAAGGAGACATAAGTCAGAAAAAATGAgttaaattttctttaatattaaaaacagagagTGTAGATCTGTAGACTCACAGACTGGAGCTCAGACTGGTTTTCTCCTCCAGTTCTCCCAGTGGCTGGGCCGTCTTGGTTGGTGTGGATTGTGAAAGAAGCTgttgtggaaggaaaaacttgAGATTTCTGTCATCTCCTGGTGGGACTGTTGACGTTTTGGACTCACCTTTGGAGGACTCTCTGGATGCTTGATCTTCCTCGGAGCAGAAGCTCTGGCTGCGGCGCTCAGATTTTGCTTCTGCTCTCGTTCTCTCCTCAGCTCCTGCTCCAGACcaaatctgaaacagaaaactggatctaaatacagactaaaaaaaacaacgacAACCGTTTGCTTAGCATTGATGGTAATCGAGAATTTTAGATGATTAGAGTACAGATGTAAATTTGGTTTGTGGATCTTGAAGGGAGAGGCTTGTGTGGAAGAGGATTAGAGCCAGAGGGATGGaaaaaatttggttttaatctcaaaattctgacttttttcttaaaattctggttttaatctaaaaaattgtattttaatctcAAAACCCTGAGATTAAAAACGAAATTCTAACTCATCTCAAAATTCTGGCATTAATATTTGAGTTCTGATTTTAATCAcacaaatgtgattttaatctcagaattctaagATTAAGGACAAAATGCTGGCTTTAATCTCAAAACATTTGCTATAATCTCAAAATTGACTAATCTCAGAATTCCCACTGatactttaatctcagaattctgatgttaatctgaaaattttgactttaatctcggaaaaaattcagaattctgagaataaaatcagaattttttttcagtgcctCTAGTCCTGTTCTGTAAAACAGTTCATCTTGGTTTACATCTAAAGATTCATGTTTATGTATCGCTGTTGGTCGTGGAGTTCCTCAGTGCTCAGTGCTTGGACCAGAACTCTTCACACAGATTCAGTCAAAAGTTATGGACCATTTAAACCAtttcagaacctaaagaacttttaataaaaaaaaaaaaacacaaaaaaaacccttttatATTCACCTTTGTCTGcgcagctgctccacctccgcCTGCAGACCCTCAATTTTGTCTCCAAAGTCCTGCTTGAAGAGCCGGTTGGCCTCTAAGGCCAGATCCCTCTCCCTCTCGGCCTGTTTGCATCTGAATGTGGGGTGATCgggttaaaacaaactcatggcgaaacaaaaatgaagaggAGATGCAACTAAAATTAAACAGAGAGACGGGAAGAGGAGAACTAAAGCCTgaaaacagagaggaagaagcagGCTGCGTTTTGTTCAATCTTTTATTTCCCTAGTGGTTACTACAGTTTACAGCAATGTTATGTTCACACACAGTtcaaaattaattcattttgctctttttctatTGTCATGTTGACCCTTGACCCTTGCATGCAGCTCACTGAATGAAAGCAAAACCTGTCAGatatcagaaaaacatcagtttctCTCTCCGTTTCCgccaaaaagaataaaaaaataataatccaagaACATCAGAGTTCTTTGGAATAAAACTACAACCAAGCAAATATCCGGGTCTGCTGACACACTCATCCTCCATCAGTCCATCAGCTCTTTGAAACACGGCGGCGTTCACTTGCCAAAAAATAAACGGTTAACGCAGAGCTGTGAAGAAGTCGGACGCTGCAAACACGTCTGCTGGGGGCGCTATAATGAAAGCCGGAGAGCCACTGCAGGGAAGATGTGGGGTTTTAAATCATCAACAACAAACGAGCGTCGTACAGAAAAGGTAACATCCTAGTTTGGTTATGTCTATAGTAGGCAGGGTTGCATTTTTGGACGCATGTTTCTGAGAgagctgctactgctgctgcagcagcttcccTGCTGCGGCGCTCAGGGTTCTGGCCTGCTTCACCAAGTCTTTATCGCTGAGTTAGGAAGTGAAGGGAGGaagaaatggataaaaaaaatataaaatggaaaTGGAGAGAGAAGGAAGCGAGAGGTTTGAGTAGGTGGAAGATTCAGAGGAGGAACGCATCCTGTGGGAAACGTCCAGGTGTTCTCACCTGTTCTCCAGCTGGTTCACGGTGCCAGACATCTGGCTGATTTTCTCCTCCAGCCGAGCGATGGCTTCACTTTTCTGTTTCGAGCTCAAATCTGCGCTCTGAGGAAGATCCGACAGTCACATGGTGTGGGAACGTAAACGATTATTctgaacatttagaaaatgttgctCCTATGAAGTagcaacacaaaatcttacaaagtattttcagtctagtttgtagtgcaaatatcttaatacaaacaaaacaaacttagaagtaacttcaCAGCAACATatagaaactatttttaagtcaatatttccttaatattggtgaaaacgTTCTAGTTCAGTtggtggattatttcacttattagatggtaaaaatgtcttgttataagtgaaatactCTGCCAGTGAACAGAGTATTAAACAAGCtgagatgtatggttgtataattgctaATCAGACGTTTTTTTtgtgagttgggggcgtggccagcagcaacctgtttggatttaaagtgacagaggccctaaaacagctcattctgaaaggagatCAAGATACACTAATctcaaaaaagttttaaacgTTTTGTAACGCCCCTAGACCGATCCTACCCtcttcaaggaagcataataggtcacctttaatgaCTGGAGTCCCCCCTCTGTTCCTCTcactgtataaaaataaatgttcacacAGATTTTTCCGGACGCAGCCTGACCTGTGACTTGTGGCTGAGCTGTTGGTTGATGGCACGAAggtcttccagctgctgccggAGCTCCACCAGAGCGTCCTGCTTCTCACAGATGTCCTTCTCCAGCATCTTCATGGACAGCTCCATCTCCTGCTTCATCCCGATCTGCACCTCCAGCTCCCGCTCCACGTCCTGCAGATCGGCTTCAACGTCAGATGCACAAACCAGACTCACCCAAAACTTTATACAcagttcccacaagtctgaaccggAAGTGACCCGCGCCGTCTTGGTAGGCAAGTACAGCGcacaacaaaatggctgctgttggGACCGATCCGtataaaatggagaataaaaaGACGATGCGGACAAGCTGCTTCCGACGACATAGTTCACTAGTgaacatgaagaaaacatggaggaggagcTTCGCCTGAAATCCATGACCACATACAATCACAGTTTAAATGGATTTGTAGATTTGTAAAGGATGTATGAGCTCTGTATATGAATAACAAGGTTCTGGCAGAGTAAGTACATGTAGTAAACATGTAGGCTAGATGTCCATCTTAGCTTAGATAAAAGCTACGTTAGTAAAGCTAACTTTGCTAGTTCTGCAGTAAGTGCTACAGTAAATATCCCTGACATTTATCTTAGTATTACACAAAGGGGAATAGAGTACTGAAATATAATATCGAGTAACAGCTGTAAAGTACTTATACTGTTTGTAAATTATACAGGAACGAGGTGAGAGGTGgttctaagcttgtggcttgtttactgttgtcatagcaactgtgACGACAATTAGTTACGCatacctaccaagatggctgtcagctaCAACGTTCCCGGAAGTGTGATGTCAGATGTGAATGatgtatttgaaatatttttactgttctAACAGCAACAGAAAGGGTGAAagtttaaaagcaaaagaaacgCACCAGTCGAAGCTGAGTTTCCTCTCTGAGCTGCTTCCGGGTTTCACCCAGCACCTGTCCGTCCGCTGACGACGCCTGGCGAAAacaggaatttatttatttttcccaacTCTTGTGATTGTGATCTTGCACTATTGCCCTGATTCCTATTAAAACCTGAGAAAAAGTTTGAGCAATTTTTACGGAATTGATTTACTGATGATGGGTGAGAAATGATCAGAGAAAATTGATCGACTGATTGGTGGATCAGAGCTACTAATAATTATTATTCATGAGGAATAAATGTGTTCACCTTCCTGGACTCCTGCTGAAATGAGCTCTCTTCCTTTACTCTCTCCACATCCTCTTGTAAAGTGATGATCCTGTTGTTTGCCACTGCAAGCTGCgaagacacacagacacaacaaactgttacattttttaaaaaaaagattttttttcactctgcagctgaaacaatAAGGCTGAACTTTCACCTCTTCCGTTAGCTTTGTGTTGGACTTTTCCAGAGCGTCTACTTTGGCCTGGAGGTTATTTACCGATGCACTGTAAATAGAAACAATCAGGAAACAGAGTGGTGTGAGCCGTGAAGCCTAATAGAGCAACGCGATCAGTTTATCCGGGCTAACCTCAAGTGTCTGTTCAGCTCTTCAACGTAATTCTTCTGATCGAGGATCGCAGTGATCTGACCGTCACTGGAAGGAGGTAAAAACAGCGATTTAATCGATGTGAAGATGATAAGAAAGCAGCAACTTCCGATTAGATATTGATTGCTATTAAGCTCACATCAGAACCCCGTTTTAAAAATTCTCCACTATCCctttaaaacatcaacaatggTTAAAATGTATCAGCAATCATTGTTCTGGTTACGGTCATTAAAATTTCCAGGAAAGGTCAGAAGTTTACGTATAATCACCATGAAGAGGGTTAtaataattttgggtttttcattatagtttagttttatatcattttttgttttcgaTAACAGATTTGAACTATTTCCACACCAGATaatgttaataaatgaaaacaactaagtttgaatttattgtcaGTTCTCTCTAATCTACAGAAAACCTGAAGGTCATAGGTCAGGCAGCGACACTCACCCCTCTGCACTCTTGCTGCTGTGTCCTCCATCTTTCAGGTACATGGAGAAGTCGATGACGCCGACCTGGACGTGTGgcgcaaaaagaaagaaaggttcAATTCCCAAAgtcaaaaaaagcaaagaacacATCCTAACAACAGTTTCTCTCCTGTTTCGAAGGTTTCTTGTTATATTGGCAGCCTCaacgttttatgtttttttctatattttatttttttaaatgtttttcttctgtataGCACTTTGATCTTCTGTATATTTCCAAAagtactttataaataaaattaaattagcttGGAAAAGCaacattgtgattttaaatctttgaaataaaaaaaatagaaactggaACAGCTGGATAGAAACAGCTGTGTCGTCAGATTTAggggcgtaccagaaacacgcaaatacaaaggttccggcTCAAGacatttgtatgtaaaaaaataataatttaacaagcTAAAATCTATgcatttaatcaaaattaacacgGAAAAGCCCCAAGCCTGGAAAAAagcactgaaaataatttttggtaACACTTCATTTGACgcgttgtgaataagactgtcatgacatcgtcataaacatgacataacacctgtcatgaacatgagtaagtcttcatgaatatttatgactgttgtcataaagtgttatttgataaattatgacacatttattacaaagttgacattattcaaaatgtctttgttatgacaacttgacattaaccaagaaattatgatctgacataaatttgttataaaagtattactgattacactttagctttaataacataaagctacacaatttttaaagtttaatcagtaataagtgtcaaataaagtgttacctaaTTTTTTTGCGTTCCACAAATATAATAAAGGAGTCATAGATCTCCAACTGTGCTTTAAATAATCTCTCATTAAACTGGTCAATCCAGGAAATTATTGAATGCCAACCCAATTCTTTAGAAAGAGGAACctttaaatgttatttcacGCAGTAtattgcaaaaaacacaaaatcgtaccaaatatttttggtctaatttctagagcaaatatctaaGCACcgttaaaataagacaaaactaacttataaggaACATTTaagcaagatataggaacttgttttaagccaataattccctaatgttgatgaaaaactatTAGTTcagttggcagattatttcacttataaacagacattttacaAGTGAAATTATCTGATTATGGAACAAtcagataaaaaagaacatttttcatgaatattaaggaattgtttacttaaaacaagctcctatatcttgctgaaaagttacctttgaattagttttgtcttattttaactgtattaagatatttgcactagaaactggaccaaataTACTTAGtaagcttttattttaccaaataaaatacaaacatctcCAGTTGTATACAAGCAGCAATACAGCAATACTAGCCACACATTCACTGGACATGTGTGTAAGCTGCAGGAACCCCGCTGTAATGGCGCCCTGGGTGATGTGCCGTTACACTCGTAGCAAAATTAGGAACAGGGTGAAATAAGGAAGCGTGAAAGTTTATGTAAATACTGTAGCAGCCCCAAATTAGAAAGAGGTTTGTACTCTGAGAGGTTTCACttcactgtttaaaaatatttctttagaaatCTGAAGTGAAACTGCGTCCCTCCGAGTCAACAGGCTGTCGGATTAGAAAAGTGACATCAGATTCTTCAGCGGTTTTGAGTTACTGAAGCTTCACTGTGGGACATTTCAATGTAAAGAACTGACAACACACGGTGATGTGCGTAAAGTAAAGTAATTTTGGTTTCTTAAGTTTGGTTTGTGCCATTCTACTCTAATCTTTTATGAGTTTCAGCAGCTGTAAGGTGAAGCGGAGGCTAATCGACCTGCGAGTCCAAGTCCTCCCCCTTCATGCACAGATTGGCGTCGATGACGTTCAGGCCGACGAGCAGCCCGGCGATGACGGcgccctcctcctccatcaTCAGGGCGTTTGGCTCGTAAAACTCACTGCAAGGCACAAACAAGAGgcaattttagaaaaagataTTTCTCATGCAAACATTGTAAGAAACtccacagaataaaaacaaaactactgtCATCAAGTCTTCAAAGAAAAGATTAGGGacactgaaaaaatgtaaaatgtagatTCTGTGTCaatttatatcaaataaatCCAATAAAGTAAATAGCCAAAGATTTTCAGGTGTGTCAATTATGTAATTAAtatatgaaaatgttcacataATAGATTCTTCTTTTGTTATCTGATTTGTAAAGACACACTTTATACACACAAAATGTTTCCCAAATTAGATTAGATTTGAGTTTtgcataaataatttaaacaattctcattctgagattaaagtcagaattctgagaaagaaaTATTCTGAGAAAAGTCggtattttgaaaaagaaaatcagaattgTGAATGAGAATcgtgaagatttaaaaaaaagcacaaagaaagaaagttacatttctgagatcagtctgaattattattaaaaaatgtcagaaatcttgagaaaaaaattcagaattctgGGATTAGTttgaattctgagaaaataaatcagaattcagggtttaaattcaaaattcagaaaaaaagtcagaattgaGAAACaagtctgaattctgagattaaagtcaaaatgttttttttttcttttctgaaggtcataaaatgagaaaaacaaaaacttagaGGAAAACCAATCAAGACGACCTAAAACGATCACAAGCCAGCCAGACTGCTCTGAGTGGAAAACAAAGCTTGATTGAAGGATCCATTTCCTGACAGCTGGCTGCAGGATGTGACAACATGACCCCACCTCAGCAGGTCCTTCCTGTTGATGATGGTCTTCATGTAGTCTGAGAGCTTCTTCTGCATCAGGGCCAGGCGCAGCCAGGCCCGGCCTCTTCCCAACGGGGTTCTGGGGTCAGACACACAGACATTGGGTTTTATGCTTCGGTTCATCAGCTGATCGTCAGGGTCTGATTGGAACCAGCAAACAGACTCACCTTAACCCAGGCAGGTCTTTCACGCTGGCAGTGATCTCTCCGGCCTCAGGGGTCAGCTTCTCCACCAGCTCCAGGGGCCCCCAGAACGACTTGTTCTGCCCCAGGAACGTCTTCTTACCTGGTGACCGACCCACAGCGTCAGTTCATTCAGCCTTTAGCTTCCCTTTACATGGTTATGACGACAATACCTACTTTTTAGTCCGTGTTTAAGGCAGTGCTCCATGACGACAAAGAACTGCTGGAGCGGCGCGTAGTCGGAGTCCAGCGTGCGTCCAAGGTTGAGCGCCGACTCGATCAGACCCTTGATGCTCAGCTTGGCCATGTTCATCAAGTTGAGCCTTTCAATGGCAATCGGGTCTTTGGGAtctaaaatggagaaagaaaaaataataggCAGAATTgagaaagaaaagtcagaattctgagaaaaacattcagaatttagaggaaaaaagtc
The genomic region above belongs to Xiphophorus maculatus strain JP 163 A chromosome 12, X_maculatus-5.0-male, whole genome shotgun sequence and contains:
- the rufy3 gene encoding protein RUFY3 isoform X3, which codes for MAERGQPTGDLPPQSAAEVSQSSGTSRQNSSDENGHVVESPDDETLSPTSVIYFKEALNSSNVKFGKAAPVSPAPLRQYDFRIERIDSKRRNPKDPIAIERLNLMNMAKLSIKGLIESALNLGRTLDSDYAPLQQFFVVMEHCLKHGLKSKKTFLGQNKSFWGPLELVEKLTPEAGEITASVKDLPGLRTPLGRGRAWLRLALMQKKLSDYMKTIINRKDLLSEFYEPNALMMEEEGAVIAGLLVGLNVIDANLCMKGEDLDSQVGVIDFSMYLKDGGHSSKSAEGDGQITAILDQKNYVEELNRHLSASVNNLQAKVDALEKSNTKLTEELAVANNRIITLQEDVERVKEESSFQQESRKASSADGQVLGETRKQLREETQLRLDVERELEVQIGMKQEMELSMKMLEKDICEKQDALVELRQQLEDLRAINQQLSHKSQSADLSSKQKSEAIARLEEKISQMSGTVNQLENSDKDLVKQARTLSAAAGKLLQQQ
- the rufy3 gene encoding protein RUFY3 isoform X2, with translation MSDLTPQSETPTPTTDKITQAARETIYLCNFRVSVDGEWLCLRELNDISLTPDPELDHEDPKDPIAIERLNLMNMAKLSIKGLIESALNLGRTLDSDYAPLQQFFVVMEHCLKHGLKSKKTFLGQNKSFWGPLELVEKLTPEAGEITASVKDLPGLRTPLGRGRAWLRLALMQKKLSDYMKTIINRKDLLSEFYEPNALMMEEEGAVIAGLLVGLNVIDANLCMKGEDLDSQVGVIDFSMYLKDGGHSSKSAEGDGQITAILDQKNYVEELNRHLSASVNNLQAKVDALEKSNTKLTEELAVANNRIITLQEDVERVKEESSFQQESRKASSADGQVLGETRKQLREETQLRLDVERELEVQIGMKQEMELSMKMLEKDICEKQDALVELRQQLEDLRAINQQLSHKSQSADLSSKQKSEAIARLEEKISQMSGTVNQLENRCKQAERERDLALEANRLFKQDFGDKIEGLQAEVEQLRRQRFGLEQELRREREQKQNLSAAARASAPRKIKHPESPPKLLSQSTPTKTAQPLGELEEKTSLSSSLSSHTEDEQEEKLPEGPQPYVCNLCKQDDSLLRTKKQCKNCLNFFCESCVSHELPLPSSILPETVCASCYSQLLQQYSSAPT
- the rufy3 gene encoding protein RUFY3 isoform X4; this encodes MSDLTPQSETPTPTTDKITQAARETIYLCNFRVSVDGEWLCLRELNDISLTPDPELDHEDPKDPIAIERLNLMNMAKLSIKGLIESALNLGRTLDSDYAPLQQFFVVMEHCLKHGLKSKKTFLGQNKSFWGPLELVEKLTPEAGEITASVKDLPGLRTPLGRGRAWLRLALMQKKLSDYMKTIINRKDLLSEFYEPNALMMEEEGAVIAGLLVGLNVIDANLCMKGEDLDSQVGVIDFSMYLKDGGHSSKSAEGDGQITAILDQKNYVEELNRHLSASVNNLQAKVDALEKSNTKLTEELAVANNRIITLQEDVERVKEESSFQQESRKASSADGQVLGETRKQLREETQLRLDVERELEVQIGMKQEMELSMKMLEKDICEKQDALVELRQQLEDLRAINQQLSHKSQSADLSSKQKSEAIARLEEKISQMSGTVNQLENSDKDLVKQARTLSAAAGKLLQQQ
- the rufy3 gene encoding protein RUFY3 isoform X1: MAERGQPTGDLPPQSAAEVSQSSGTSRQNSSDENGHVVESPDDETLSPTSVIYFKEALNSSNVKFGKAAPVSPAPLRQYDFRIERIDSKRRNPKDPIAIERLNLMNMAKLSIKGLIESALNLGRTLDSDYAPLQQFFVVMEHCLKHGLKSKKTFLGQNKSFWGPLELVEKLTPEAGEITASVKDLPGLRTPLGRGRAWLRLALMQKKLSDYMKTIINRKDLLSEFYEPNALMMEEEGAVIAGLLVGLNVIDANLCMKGEDLDSQVGVIDFSMYLKDGGHSSKSAEGDGQITAILDQKNYVEELNRHLSASVNNLQAKVDALEKSNTKLTEELAVANNRIITLQEDVERVKEESSFQQESRKASSADGQVLGETRKQLREETQLRLDVERELEVQIGMKQEMELSMKMLEKDICEKQDALVELRQQLEDLRAINQQLSHKSQSADLSSKQKSEAIARLEEKISQMSGTVNQLENRCKQAERERDLALEANRLFKQDFGDKIEGLQAEVEQLRRQRFGLEQELRREREQKQNLSAAARASAPRKIKHPESPPKLLSQSTPTKTAQPLGELEEKTSLSSSLSSHTEDEQEEKLPEGPQPYVCNLCKQDDSLLRTKKQCKNCLNFFCESCVSHELPLPSSILPETVCASCYSQLLQQYSSAPT